A single window of Zea mays cultivar B73 chromosome 10, Zm-B73-REFERENCE-NAM-5.0, whole genome shotgun sequence DNA harbors:
- the LOC103642270 gene encoding probable glycosyltransferase 3 — MRTPAAGGWRLHPRGSSSSKLTRRIISNVKITLLCAFVTLLVLRGTVGVNRRLVYIAGSPDNRADSATATATGSARPVEDVERILREIRADSDDDPDAGPDDNDEAPTSTSSSAATGHHYDRGAAWTTTNYRLQPRVTRWNAKRRRWLHQNPGFPSRDARGGPRVLLVTASPQGPCGSSDGDRFLLRATKNRLDYCRLHGVEMVHATARLEDPELRSAGDGNGWAKLALLRRLMLAHPEVEWLWWLDAGALVTDMGFELPLARYEGAHLVVRGDSYQLFQRRAWDAASTASFLLRNCQWSLDLLDAWTVMAPRGRARYDAGALLTATLAGRRAGEADDQSALVHLLVTEKERWMDRVYLENQYYLHGVWTALVGKYEEAMEKHHPGYGDDRWPFVTNFAGCNPCDDGKNCSDEYPLDRCASGMERAFNFADNQVLRLYGFRHESLASAEVRRVANRSTDPLEAKEEALAFLKKPNEPDLWSNDVRKNRKRKGKGDLDSVLARILRRLGWRSKC, encoded by the coding sequence ATGCGTACGCCGGCGGCCGGCGGGTGGCGGCTGCACCCGcggggcagcagcagcagcaagctgaCGAGGCGGATCATCAGCAACGTCAAGATCACCCTCCTCTGCGCCTTCGTCACGCTCCTCGTCCTCCGCGGCACCGTCGGCGTCAACCGCCGCCTCGTCTACATCGCCGGCAGCCCCGACAACCGCGCGGActcggccacggccacggccacgggcAGCGCCAGACCCGTCGAGGACGTCGAGCGCATCCTCCGCGAGATACGCGCAGACTCCGACGACGACCCGGACGCTGGCCCTGACGACAACGACGAGGCGCCGACGTCGACCAGCTCGTCTGCGGCCACGGGGCACCACTACGACCGCGGCGCCGCGTGGACGACGACGAACTACAGGCTGCAGCCGCGGGTGACGCGGTGGAACGCCAAGCGGCGGCGGTGGCTGCACCAGAACCCGGGGTTCCCGTCCCGCGACGCGCGCGGCGGCCCGCGGGTGCTGCTGGTCACGGCGTCGCCGCAGGGGCCCTGCGGTAGCTCCGACGGCGACCGGTTCCTGCTCCGGGCCACCAAGAACAGGCTCGACTACTGCCGCCTCCATGGCGTCGAGATGGTGCACGCCACGGCGCGGCTGGAGGACCCCGAGCTGCGGTCGGCCGGCGACGGCAACGGGTGGGCCAAGCTCGCGCTGCTGCGGCGCCTCATGCTGGCGCATCCGGAGGTGGAGTGGCTGTGGTGGctggacgccggcgcgctcgtcaCCGACATGGGGTTCGAGCTCCCGCTGGCGCGCTACGAGGGCGCCCACCTCGTGGTGCGCGGCGACTCGTACCAGCTCTTCCAGCGCCGAGCCTGGGACGCCGCCAGCACCGCCAGCTTCCTGCTCCGCAACTGCCAGTGGTCACTGGACCTGCTCGACGCGTGGACCGTCATGGCGCCCAGGGGCCGCGCCCGCTACGACGCCGGGGCGCTGCTCACGGCGACACTGGCGGGTCGGCGGGCTGGCGAGGCCGACGACCAGTCCGCCCTTGTACACCTGCTCGTCACCGAGAAGGAGCGGTGGATGGACCGGGTGTACCTCGAGAACCAGTACTACCTACACGGCGTCTGGACGGCGCTGGTCGGCAAGTACGAGGAGGCCATGGAGAAGCACCACCCGGGGTACGGCGACGACCGTTGGCCCTTCGTCACGAACTTCGCCGGCTGTAATCCTTGCGACGACGGCAAGAATTGCAGTGACGAGTACCCGCTGGACCGGTGCGCCAGCGGCATGGAGCGCGCCTTCAACTTCGCCGACAACCAGGTGCTCAGGCTCTACGGCTTCCGGCACGAGTCGCTGGCGAGCGCCGAGGTCAGGCGCGTGGCAAACCGGTCGACGGACCCGCTGGAGGCCAAGGAGGAGGCTCTCGCTTTCTTGAAGAAGCCCAATGAGCCGGATCTATGGAGCAACGATGTGCGCAAGAATAGAAAGCGTAAGGGAAAGGGAGATTTAGATTCTGTTCTTGCAAGAATCCTGAGGAGACTGGGATGGCGATCCAAGTGTTGA
- the LOC103640748 gene encoding probable glycosyltransferase 3, translated as MGVAAGGGARLRASSAKKQRQRTLNNIKITLLCGFITVLVLRGTAGFNLLVSSGDLDGAAADAKVVEDVERILAEIRSDSEADDVVVVVEGGSSSSSSPRNATAASFGNFSASATLVKVREYSLGPPVRGWDAQRREWMAQHPEFPRLHPRGRPRVLLVTGSPPGPCDNPAGDHYLLKATKNKIDYCRLHGIDVVHNMAHLDPELTGYWSKLPLVRRLMLAHPEVEWIWWVDSDAIFTDMAFELPLSRYDGRNLVIHGYPDLLFEKRSWISLNAGIFLLRNCQWSLDLLDAWVPMGPRGPSRVEAGKLLTASLTGRPPFDADDQSALIHLLLVQKERWMDKVHVETEFYLHGFWTGLVDRYEQMMEDNHPGLGDDRWPFITHFVGCKTCGRYEDYPLDRCIRGMERAFNFADNQVLRLYGFRHRSLTTAKVRRVTDPTTNPLEAKEAALNMDAKFT; from the coding sequence ATGGGGGTGGCCGCCGGCGGTGGGGCGCGGCTGCGTGCCAGCAGCGCCAAGAAGCAGCGGCAGCGGACCCTGAACAACATCAAGATCACGCTCCTCTGCGGCTTCATCACCGTGCTGGTCCTCCGCGGCACGGCCGGCTTCAACCTGCTGGTCAGCAGCGGCGACctggacggcgcggcggcggacGCCAAGGTGGTGGAGGACGTGGAGCGCATCCTGGCCGAGATCCGCTCCGACTCCGAGGCGGACGACGTGGTGGTGGTGGTCGAGGGcgggtcgtcgtcgtcgtcgtcgccgcgcaACGCGACGGCGGCCAGCTTCGGCAACTTCTCGGCGTCGGCGACGCTGGTCAAGGTGCGGGAGTACAGCCTGGGCCCGCCCGTGCGGGGCTGGGACGCGCAGCGGCGGGAGTGGATGGCCCAGCACCCCGAGTTCCCGCGACTCCACCCGCGGGGCCGGCCGCGGGTGCTGCTCGTCACCGGGTCGCCCCCTGGCCCCTGCGACAACCCCGCCGGCGACCACTACCTGCTCAAGGCGACCAAGAACAAGATCGACTACTGCCGGCTCCACGGCATCGACGTGGTGCACAACATGGCGCACCTGGACCCGGAGCTGACGGGGTACTGGTCCAAGCTGCCGCTGGTGCGCCGCCTCATGCTGGCGCACCCGGAGGTGGAGTGGATCTGGTGGGTGGACAGCGACGCCATCTTCACCGACATGGCGTTCGAGCTCCCGCTGTCCCGCTACGACGGCCGCAACCTCGTCATCCACGGCTACCCGGACCTGCTGTTCGAGAAGCGCTCGTGGATCTCGCTCAACGCCGGCATCTTCCTGCTCCGCAACTGCCAGTGGTCGCTGGACCTGCTGGACGCCTGGGTGCCCATGGGGCCCCGCGGCCCCTCCCGCGTCGAGGCCGGCAAGCTGCTCACGGCCAGCCTCACGGGCCGCCCGCCCTTCGACGCCGACGACCAGTCCGCGCTCATCCACCTGCTGCTGGTGCAGAAGGAGCGGTGGATGGACAAGGTGCACGTGGAGACGGAGTTCTACCTCCACGGCTTCTGGACGGGGCTGGTGGACAGGTACGAGCAGATGATGGAGGACAACCACCCGGGCCTCGGCGACGACCGCTGGCCCTTCATCACCCACTTCGTCGGATGCAAGACCTGCGGCAGGTACGAGGACTATCCGCTCGACCGCTGCATCCGGGGCATGGAGCGCGCCTTCAACTTCGCCGACAACCAGGTGCTCAGGCTCTACGGATTCCGCCACCGCTCGCTCACCACCGCCAAGGTCAGGAGGGTCACCGACCCCAccaccaacccgctcgaggcaaaGGAGGCCGCGCTCAACATGGACGCCAAGTTCACCTAG